A window of the Cicer arietinum cultivar CDC Frontier isolate Library 1 chromosome 6, Cicar.CDCFrontier_v2.0, whole genome shotgun sequence genome harbors these coding sequences:
- the LOC140920741 gene encoding uncharacterized protein translates to MVRRQYELLQMEEDEAVADYFNRVQVVVNQMRTNGESLTEVVIVERILRTLTQRYDHIVVAIEESKDLDKMKMEDLQGSLEAHEVRVREKCIATSTSQVHALQAQVSKKTNQSGCSNHMTSHKEWFVSIDDKVKKEIRFADNSSVTAEGIGKVLIQRRDGEMRLFDDSRRLILKAPLSKNRTFKIDIQSKCLSAEVMNEDWLWHQRF, encoded by the exons ATGGTAAGAAGGCAATACGAATTATtgcagatggaagaagatgaagctgTTGCAGATTACTTCAATCGTGTGCAGGTTGTTGTTAATCAGATGAGAACAAATGGTGAATCATTAACTGAAGTGGTGATTGTTGAAAGGATCCTTAGAACATTAACACAAAGGTACGATCACATAGTGGTggcaattgaagaatcaaaggatcttgaTAAGATGAAGATGGAGGATTTACAAGGCTCTCTTGAAGCTCATGAAGTGCGAGTAAGAGAAAAGTGTATAGCAACCTCAACATCTCAAGTACATGCCCTACAGGCCCAAGTTAGCAAGAAGACCAACCAAAGTG GTTGTTCAAATCACATGACTAGCCACAAAGAGTGGTTTGTAAGCATTGATGATAAGGTGAAAAAGGAGATCAGATTTGCAGATAACAGTTCTGTAACAGCAGAAGGAATAGGAAAAGTGTTGATTCAAAGGAGAGATG GTGAAATGAGATTGTTTGATGATTcaagaagattgatcttgaaggcACCACTATCTAAAAATAGAACCTTCAAGATTGATATCCAGAGTAAGTGCCTATCAGCTGAAGTCATGAATGAAGATTGGTTGTGGCATCAGAGGTTttga